Proteins co-encoded in one Paraburkholderia terrae genomic window:
- a CDS encoding C40 family peptidase, whose protein sequence is MLRLALSLLLVALLAACSGAPQKTVRSSGGSYASSGGAYRTTPPGFPRFVDHSIGREEISIQAMSLVGVPYRWGGNTPDSGFDCSGLVHYVVQRAASVNLPRTTADMSSRGDSIEPDEIAPGDLIFFNTTGRPHSHVGIYVGKLRFVNAPSTGGTVRLDYLTNPYWAKRFDGIRRVAPALNKPTTTPFDAPSYEAATPASPAPAVATVEAAPKPAAPDVGGGAYGSSRGAYVAQTRAQPAPVANQGVAAPAATTAASGDQFEPPPPGMSAAQMQARAAGAMSPTPVASPAASTPADATPSRVYSAAPSPASAPDAIDAAADAYEPPPPAAVAARQARQAQFSGDSRESGGVQIMRASTASRPIPAPTQTNDDPIAGFANY, encoded by the coding sequence ATGCTTCGCCTCGCCCTGTCACTGCTGCTCGTCGCCCTGCTCGCCGCCTGCTCAGGCGCGCCGCAGAAGACCGTGCGCAGTTCGGGCGGATCGTATGCGTCGTCGGGCGGCGCGTATCGGACCACGCCACCGGGTTTCCCCCGTTTCGTCGATCACAGCATCGGGCGTGAGGAAATCTCCATTCAGGCGATGAGCCTCGTCGGCGTGCCCTATCGCTGGGGCGGCAATACGCCGGATAGCGGTTTCGATTGCAGCGGACTCGTACACTACGTCGTGCAGCGCGCGGCTTCCGTGAACCTGCCGCGCACGACGGCCGATATGAGCTCACGCGGCGATTCCATCGAACCCGACGAAATCGCGCCGGGCGATCTGATTTTCTTCAACACGACGGGGCGGCCGCATTCGCATGTCGGTATTTATGTCGGCAAGCTGCGTTTCGTGAACGCGCCGTCGACGGGCGGCACCGTGCGGCTCGACTATCTGACCAATCCCTACTGGGCGAAGCGCTTCGACGGCATTCGCCGGGTGGCGCCCGCGTTGAACAAGCCCACGACGACGCCGTTCGATGCACCGAGCTATGAGGCCGCGACGCCTGCATCTCCGGCGCCCGCCGTTGCAACGGTGGAAGCAGCGCCCAAACCGGCCGCGCCCGACGTCGGCGGCGGCGCGTACGGTTCGTCCCGCGGCGCTTACGTGGCGCAGACTCGCGCTCAACCCGCGCCCGTGGCGAATCAGGGCGTCGCCGCACCAGCCGCCACGACGGCCGCATCGGGCGATCAATTCGAACCGCCGCCTCCCGGCATGAGCGCCGCGCAGATGCAGGCGCGCGCAGCGGGCGCCATGTCGCCGACGCCGGTCGCTTCGCCGGCCGCCTCCACGCCCGCGGATGCCACGCCCTCGCGCGTCTACAGTGCCGCGCCATCGCCCGCTTCCGCCCCCGATGCCATCGACGCCGCCGCCGACGCCTACGAACCACCGCCTCCCGCCGCCGTAGCGGCGCGCCAGGCCCGCCAGGCGCAGTTCTCCGGCGACAGCCGCGAATCGGGCGGCGTACAGATCATGCGAGCATCGACGGCGTCGCGCCCCATTCCCGCGCCGACGCAAACCAACGACGACCCCATCGCGGGCTTCGCCAACTACTGA
- a CDS encoding SDR family NAD(P)-dependent oxidoreductase has product MDLGLKDKVVLITGGSKGIGLACARAFAMEGAKVAIVSRDPANLARAREQLSSEGLHVHLTRADLHEPHSAADVVEEATSAVGPIDILINSAGAARRYDPESLDAAAFKATMEAKYFPYIYPQQEVLRRMAERVKSGAAKEPGTIVNIIGMGGKIASDIHIAGGAANAALMLATVGLAHYYARYGIRINAINPGATLTERVEEALQLEASREGIETAEAQARGEARVPLGRFAKPEEIADVALFLASRRASYVTGAIVPMDGGSTPLI; this is encoded by the coding sequence ATGGATCTCGGGCTCAAAGACAAAGTGGTTCTGATAACGGGCGGCAGCAAGGGCATCGGACTCGCGTGTGCGCGGGCGTTCGCCATGGAGGGCGCCAAAGTCGCGATCGTGTCACGCGATCCCGCGAACCTCGCCCGCGCACGCGAGCAGCTTTCGAGCGAAGGGCTGCATGTACACCTGACGCGCGCCGATCTGCACGAGCCGCATAGCGCCGCCGACGTCGTCGAGGAAGCGACGAGCGCCGTCGGCCCGATCGACATCCTGATCAACAGCGCGGGCGCCGCGCGCCGCTACGACCCCGAATCGCTCGACGCCGCCGCCTTCAAGGCGACGATGGAAGCCAAATACTTCCCGTATATCTATCCGCAGCAGGAAGTGCTCAGGCGCATGGCCGAGCGCGTGAAGTCCGGCGCGGCGAAGGAGCCGGGAACGATCGTCAACATCATCGGCATGGGCGGCAAGATCGCGAGCGACATCCATATCGCGGGCGGCGCGGCCAACGCGGCGCTGATGCTCGCCACCGTCGGCCTCGCGCACTATTACGCGCGCTACGGCATCCGCATCAACGCGATCAATCCGGGCGCGACGTTGACGGAGCGTGTCGAAGAAGCCCTGCAACTGGAAGCGTCGCGCGAAGGAATCGAAACCGCCGAAGCACAGGCGCGCGGCGAGGCGCGCGTGCCGCTCGGACGTTTCGCGAAACCGGAGGAGATAGCCGACGTTGCTCTGTTTCTGGCGAGCCGCCGCGCGAGTTATGTGACGGGCGCGATCGTCCCGATGGATGGAGGCAGCACGCCGCTGATCTGA
- a CDS encoding inorganic phosphate transporter → MHSIQLAIWAVATLVVVALVFDFMNGFHDAANSIATVVSTGVLKPQQAVAFAAAFNVIAYFIFHLKVAQTVGKGTIDPGIVDHYVVFGALVGAIGWNIVTWYYGIPSSSSHALIGGLVGSALAKSGWAALNWDGLMKTVTFIIVSPLLGFVLGSFFMLLVSWIYFRTPPSKVDRRFRRLQLVSAGLYSLGHGGNDAQKTIGIIWMLLIATGYASAAADAPPLWVIGGCYLSMGLGTLFGGWRIVRTMGQKITKLKPVGGFCAETGGAITLFIASFLGIPVSTTHTITGAIVGVGATQKLSAVRWGVAGNIVWAWVLTIPASAVLAAAGWWLGHRFL, encoded by the coding sequence ATGCATTCGATACAACTCGCTATCTGGGCGGTCGCGACGCTCGTGGTCGTCGCGCTCGTTTTCGACTTCATGAACGGCTTCCACGACGCGGCGAACTCGATCGCCACCGTCGTCTCGACGGGCGTGCTGAAGCCGCAACAGGCCGTCGCGTTTGCCGCCGCGTTCAACGTCATCGCGTATTTCATCTTCCACCTGAAAGTCGCGCAGACGGTCGGCAAGGGCACGATCGACCCCGGCATCGTCGATCACTACGTCGTGTTCGGCGCGCTGGTCGGCGCGATCGGCTGGAACATCGTCACCTGGTACTACGGCATTCCGTCCAGTTCGTCGCACGCGCTGATCGGCGGGCTGGTGGGCTCGGCGCTCGCCAAATCCGGCTGGGCCGCGCTCAACTGGGACGGGCTGATGAAAACGGTCACGTTCATCATCGTGTCGCCGCTGCTCGGCTTCGTGCTCGGCTCGTTCTTCATGCTGCTGGTGTCGTGGATCTACTTCCGCACGCCGCCCAGCAAGGTCGACCGGCGTTTTCGGCGTCTGCAACTGGTGTCGGCGGGGCTGTACAGCCTCGGTCACGGCGGCAACGACGCGCAGAAAACCATCGGCATCATCTGGATGCTGCTGATCGCGACGGGCTACGCGTCGGCCGCGGCCGACGCGCCGCCGCTGTGGGTGATCGGCGGGTGTTATCTGTCGATGGGCCTCGGCACGCTGTTCGGCGGCTGGCGCATCGTGCGGACCATGGGCCAGAAGATCACGAAGCTCAAGCCTGTCGGCGGCTTCTGCGCGGAGACGGGCGGTGCGATCACGCTGTTCATCGCGTCGTTTCTCGGCATTCCCGTCTCCACGACGCATACGATCACGGGCGCAATCGTCGGCGTCGGCGCGACGCAGAAGCTGTCGGCCGTGCGCTGGGGCGTCGCCGGCAATATCGTCTGGGCGTGGGTGCTGACGATTCCCGCGTCTGCCGTGCTCGCGGCGGCCGGCTGGTGGCTCGGCCATCGCTTCCTGTAA
- a CDS encoding DUF47 domain-containing protein has product MFGRFMPTEGKFFEIFNAHAKHIVAGSHELELLIDNLGDAEIHKQNVQTAEKAADKLTHETIDLLHKTFITPLDRDEIHKLITTMDDILDLMEDVATAISLYDVRAVTSEASQLAHISTACCERVQAAVAMLSDMKQAREILKACEDIDRLESDADRVLRSAMSKLFREEDDVKTLIKLKAIYELLESITDKCEDVANIIEGIVLENA; this is encoded by the coding sequence ATGTTCGGTCGATTCATGCCCACCGAGGGCAAATTTTTTGAAATCTTCAACGCTCACGCGAAGCACATCGTCGCGGGGAGCCACGAACTCGAACTGTTGATCGACAACCTCGGCGACGCCGAGATCCACAAGCAAAACGTGCAAACGGCCGAAAAAGCGGCCGACAAACTGACGCACGAAACCATCGATCTGCTGCACAAGACTTTCATCACGCCGCTCGACCGCGACGAAATCCACAAGCTGATCACCACGATGGACGACATCCTCGACCTGATGGAGGACGTCGCCACGGCCATTTCGCTGTACGACGTGCGGGCGGTGACGTCGGAAGCGAGCCAGCTCGCGCACATTTCGACCGCTTGCTGCGAACGCGTGCAGGCGGCTGTCGCCATGCTGTCGGACATGAAGCAGGCGCGCGAGATTCTGAAGGCGTGCGAAGACATCGACCGTCTGGAATCCGACGCCGACCGCGTGCTGCGCTCGGCAATGTCGAAGCTGTTCCGCGAAGAGGACGACGTCAAGACGCTGATCAAGCTGAAGGCGATCTACGAGCTGCTCGAGTCGATCACCGACAAGTGTGAGGACGTGGCGAACATCATCGAAGGCATCGTGCTGGAAAACGCCTGA
- a CDS encoding replicative DNA helicase, translating into MNAPSKDPQIESLKVPPHSIEAEQSVLGGLLLDNAAWDRIADFLSQSDFYRYDHRLIFEHIGRLIASTRPADVVTVYEALTTSGKAEEVGGLAYLNALAQNTPSAANIRRYAEIVRDRAVLRRLVSVADEISADAFNPQGKEVRQLLDEAESKVFSIAEDGARGTQGFLEIGPLLTQVVERIDTLYHTANPSDVTGTPTGFVDLDRMTSGMHGGELIIVAGRPSMGKTAFSMNIGEYVAVEYGLPVAVFSMEMPGTQLTMRMLGSVGRLDQHRMRTGRLTDEDWPKLTHAVQKMSEAQLFIDETGGLNPMELRSRARRLSRQCGKLGLIIIDYLQLMSGSSSGENRATEISEISRSLKSLAKELDVPVIALSQLNRGLEQRPNKRPIMSDLRESGAIEQDADVILFIYRDEVYNPDSPDKGTAEIIIGKQRNGPIGPVRLTFHGQFTKFDNFAGAQNFYGSE; encoded by the coding sequence ATGAACGCACCGTCGAAAGATCCTCAAATCGAGTCGCTGAAAGTCCCGCCCCATTCCATCGAGGCCGAGCAATCGGTGCTGGGCGGTCTGCTGCTCGACAACGCCGCATGGGACCGCATTGCCGACTTCCTCTCGCAAAGCGATTTCTACCGCTACGACCACCGCCTCATTTTCGAGCACATCGGCAGGCTGATCGCGTCGACGCGTCCCGCCGACGTCGTGACCGTCTATGAAGCGCTGACCACGTCGGGCAAGGCCGAAGAGGTGGGCGGGCTCGCGTATCTGAACGCGCTTGCGCAGAACACGCCGAGCGCGGCGAACATCCGGCGTTATGCGGAAATCGTGCGGGATCGTGCGGTGCTGCGCCGGCTCGTGTCGGTCGCCGACGAAATTTCCGCCGATGCCTTCAATCCGCAAGGCAAGGAAGTTCGCCAGCTGCTCGACGAAGCGGAATCGAAGGTGTTCTCGATCGCCGAAGACGGCGCGCGCGGCACGCAGGGCTTCCTCGAAATCGGGCCGCTGCTGACGCAGGTCGTCGAACGCATCGACACGCTGTACCACACGGCCAATCCGAGCGACGTGACGGGCACGCCAACGGGCTTCGTCGACCTCGACCGGATGACCTCGGGCATGCATGGCGGCGAGTTGATCATCGTGGCGGGGCGCCCGTCGATGGGTAAAACAGCGTTCTCGATGAACATCGGCGAATACGTGGCCGTCGAATACGGTTTGCCAGTCGCCGTGTTCTCGATGGAAATGCCGGGCACGCAACTGACCATGCGTATGCTTGGCTCGGTCGGCCGGCTCGACCAGCACCGCATGCGGACCGGGCGCCTGACGGACGAAGACTGGCCGAAGCTCACGCATGCCGTCCAGAAAATGAGCGAGGCGCAGCTTTTCATCGACGAAACGGGCGGCCTGAACCCGATGGAACTGCGCTCGCGCGCGCGGCGTCTGTCGCGCCAGTGCGGCAAGCTCGGCCTCATCATCATCGACTACTTGCAGCTGATGAGCGGCTCGTCGTCGGGCGAAAATCGCGCGACGGAAATTTCGGAAATCTCGCGTTCGCTGAAAAGCCTCGCCAAAGAACTCGACGTGCCCGTGATCGCGCTGTCACAGCTGAACCGCGGTCTCGAACAGCGCCCGAACAAGCGACCGATCATGTCCGATCTGCGCGAATCGGGTGCAATCGAGCAGGACGCGGACGTGATCCTGTTCATTTACCGCGACGAGGTCTACAACCCGGACAGCCCCGACAAGGGCACCGCCGAAATCATCATCGGCAAACAGCGTAACGGTCCGATCGGCCCAGTTCGGCTCACGTTCCACGGGCAATTCACGAAGTTCGACAATTTTGCGGGCGCGCAGAATTTCTACGGCAGCGAGTAG
- the rplI gene encoding 50S ribosomal protein L9, whose product MQIILLEKVVNVGNLGDIVKVKDGYARNFLIPNKKARRATKEAIAEFEVRRAELEKVAAEKLTAAQAQGEKLSGLTVQIAQKAGVDGRLFGSVTNADIAEALGKQGFAVEKAQVRLPEGPLKIVGDHPVHVSLHTDVTVDVTVSVLGEHV is encoded by the coding sequence ATGCAAATCATTCTTCTCGAAAAAGTTGTGAACGTCGGCAACCTGGGCGACATCGTCAAGGTCAAGGACGGCTATGCACGTAACTTCCTGATCCCGAACAAGAAGGCACGCCGCGCAACGAAGGAAGCGATCGCTGAATTCGAAGTTCGCCGCGCAGAACTGGAAAAGGTCGCAGCTGAAAAGCTGACGGCTGCTCAGGCACAAGGTGAAAAGCTGTCGGGCCTGACGGTTCAGATCGCGCAGAAGGCTGGCGTCGACGGCCGTCTGTTCGGCTCGGTGACGAACGCCGACATCGCCGAAGCACTGGGCAAGCAAGGCTTCGCAGTTGAAAAGGCGCAAGTGCGTCTGCCGGAAGGCCCGCTGAAGATCGTTGGCGACCATCCGGTTCACGTCTCGCTGCACACGGACGTCACGGTTGACGTCACGGTGTCGGTGCTGGGCGAGCACGTCTAA
- the rpsR gene encoding 30S ribosomal protein S18, protein MPRPTGKKFDKRRQQQNPLFKRKKFCRFTAANVDQIDYKDIDTLKDFIGENGKITPARLTGTKAHYQRQLDTAIKRARFLALMPYTDQHKA, encoded by the coding sequence ATGCCCCGCCCGACTGGTAAGAAATTCGACAAGCGTCGTCAGCAACAAAACCCGCTCTTCAAGCGCAAGAAGTTCTGCCGTTTCACGGCTGCAAATGTCGATCAGATCGACTACAAGGACATCGATACGCTGAAGGACTTCATCGGCGAAAACGGCAAGATCACGCCGGCACGTCTGACGGGTACCAAGGCCCACTATCAACGCCAGCTCGACACGGCGATCAAGCGCGCACGTTTCCTCGCGCTGATGCCGTACACCGATCAGCACAAGGCCTAA
- the priB gene encoding primosomal replication protein N: MNRLQLTASVVEREIVRYTPAGVPIAGCTLQHRTQVVEAGVARTVELIMQAVAAGEASGKLERVEMGVETLFTGFLAKKSRNARTLVFHITELQDIGKD; this comes from the coding sequence ATGAACCGGCTGCAACTCACGGCAAGCGTCGTCGAACGCGAAATAGTGCGGTACACCCCCGCCGGCGTTCCGATTGCAGGCTGTACGTTGCAACACCGCACGCAGGTCGTCGAAGCGGGCGTTGCCCGAACCGTCGAGCTGATCATGCAGGCGGTCGCGGCCGGTGAGGCGAGCGGCAAGCTGGAGCGGGTTGAAATGGGCGTTGAAACGCTCTTCACCGGCTTCCTGGCGAAGAAAAGCCGCAACGCGAGAACTCTGGTGTTTCACATCACAGAATTGCAGGACATTGGAAAGGACTGA
- the rpsF gene encoding 30S ribosomal protein S6, with product MRHYEIVFIVHPDQSEQVPAMIERYKTTITSHGGQIHRIEDWGRRQLAYMIEKLAKAHYVCMNIECDQATLDELEHAFKFNDAVLRHLIVKMKKAETGPSPMMKEVQREEAKKAAASQPTEAQA from the coding sequence ATGCGTCATTACGAAATCGTCTTTATCGTGCATCCCGATCAAAGCGAGCAAGTGCCCGCCATGATCGAGCGTTACAAGACCACGATCACGTCGCACGGTGGCCAGATCCACCGCATCGAAGACTGGGGCCGTCGCCAACTGGCCTACATGATCGAGAAACTCGCGAAGGCTCATTACGTCTGCATGAACATCGAATGCGACCAGGCTACGCTCGACGAACTGGAACACGCGTTCAAGTTCAACGACGCCGTTCTGCGTCACCTCATCGTCAAGATGAAGAAGGCCGAAACCGGCCCGTCGCCGATGATGAAGGAAGTGCAGCGCGAAGAAGCCAAGAAGGCGGCTGCATCGCAGCCGACGGAAGCGCAGGCTTAA
- a CDS encoding anti-sigma factor family protein, translating to MDCNEARPLLDANADHELTPPQSRDVQRHIESCEACRRESEMVRAMKGAVRSANYYRAPDELRAKIMAALPPTELAASQGAVRDSEMRPEPRARQRKGWFDWVRLPQLPQLPKGGGFGPLAGEGASGAMSGGGWHTGAAWRGGLALAFCALVAAGIAVSLHRTGEPMPLVDEVVASHVRAQLSGHDIDVVSTDQHTVKPWFNGKLDYAPPVEDLSASGFPLAGGRLDYVGHRRVAVLTYRHAKHVIDVYVFPEDDRAAGKPGAPLIQDGYAVARWRDEGMMWWAVTDAAPESLTALQAALTARLHGAEPGAPYSGS from the coding sequence ATGGACTGTAACGAAGCACGGCCGCTTCTCGATGCGAATGCGGACCACGAACTCACGCCGCCGCAATCGCGCGACGTGCAGCGGCATATCGAAAGCTGCGAGGCATGCCGGAGGGAAAGCGAGATGGTAAGGGCAATGAAGGGCGCGGTGCGCTCGGCCAACTACTATCGCGCGCCGGATGAACTGCGCGCGAAGATCATGGCGGCGCTGCCGCCGACCGAGCTTGCCGCTTCGCAAGGGGCGGTGCGCGACAGCGAAATGCGGCCCGAGCCACGCGCGAGGCAGCGCAAAGGCTGGTTCGACTGGGTGCGGCTGCCGCAACTGCCACAGCTTCCGAAAGGCGGCGGCTTCGGGCCGCTGGCGGGCGAGGGCGCGAGCGGCGCGATGAGCGGCGGCGGATGGCACACGGGCGCGGCCTGGCGCGGCGGTCTCGCGCTCGCGTTCTGTGCGCTCGTCGCGGCGGGCATTGCGGTGTCGCTGCACCGGACGGGCGAACCGATGCCGCTGGTCGACGAAGTGGTGGCGAGCCATGTGCGCGCGCAACTGTCGGGACACGATATCGACGTGGTGTCGACGGATCAGCACACGGTCAAGCCGTGGTTCAACGGCAAGCTCGACTACGCGCCGCCTGTGGAGGATCTCAGCGCGAGCGGCTTCCCGTTGGCGGGCGGGCGGCTCGACTATGTGGGGCATCGGCGGGTGGCCGTGCTGACGTACCGGCACGCCAAGCACGTGATCGACGTCTACGTGTTCCCCGAGGACGACCGCGCGGCGGGCAAACCGGGCGCTCCGCTGATTCAGGACGGCTATGCGGTGGCGCGCTGGCGCGACGAGGGGATGATGTGGTGGGCCGTGACGGACGCCGCGCCCGAGTCGCTGACGGCGTTGCAGGCCGCGCTGACGGCCCGGCTGCATGGCGCGGAGCCGGGGGCGCCTTATTCCGGCAGTTGA
- a CDS encoding RNA polymerase sigma factor produces the protein MNETGKHAGGDARAEAARSLRFQQMALPHLDAAYNLARWLCGNGHDADDVVQEAFMRAYRFFDTFHGETARPWLLAIVRRTWYTEWRRRSGGVNATIEFDENLDDETFEGWSANSPDPEALLIRDENTRLVHEALEMLPVEYREVLILRELEELSYREIATIADLPVGTVMSRLARGRRKLATALTTLQSKGSARPRGGARDGSAAQRGPDGADDVPGARPAMRASARTQGPSRPGHASGGAPPGGSPDTPRKTESGWMPHAPGALPGGLAQEAPDGL, from the coding sequence GTGAATGAGACCGGAAAACATGCTGGGGGCGACGCGCGCGCCGAGGCCGCGCGCAGTCTGCGCTTTCAGCAGATGGCGCTGCCGCATCTCGATGCCGCGTACAACCTTGCGCGGTGGCTATGCGGCAACGGACACGACGCCGACGACGTCGTGCAGGAAGCGTTCATGCGCGCTTACCGTTTCTTCGACACGTTCCACGGCGAGACCGCGCGGCCCTGGCTGCTCGCGATCGTGCGGCGCACCTGGTACACGGAATGGCGAAGGCGTTCGGGCGGCGTCAACGCGACGATCGAGTTCGACGAGAACCTCGACGACGAAACCTTCGAAGGCTGGAGCGCGAACTCGCCCGACCCCGAAGCGCTGCTGATCCGCGACGAAAACACGCGGCTCGTGCATGAGGCGCTGGAAATGCTGCCTGTCGAATATCGCGAGGTGCTGATCCTGCGCGAGCTGGAAGAGTTGAGCTACCGCGAGATCGCCACGATTGCGGATCTGCCTGTCGGCACCGTGATGTCGCGGCTCGCGCGAGGGCGACGCAAGCTCGCGACGGCGTTGACGACCTTGCAATCGAAGGGGAGCGCGCGGCCGAGAGGCGGCGCGCGCGATGGGAGCGCCGCGCAGCGCGGGCCGGACGGAGCAGACGATGTGCCGGGCGCCCGGCCAGCCATGCGCGCATCGGCCCGGACCCAGGGGCCGTCCCGTCCGGGGCACGCCAGCGGCGGAGCACCGCCCGGCGGATCGCCCGATACGCCACGTAAAACCGAAAGCGGCTGGATGCCGCACGCTCCCGGCGCGCTGCCGGGTGGACTCGCACAGGAGGCGCCAGATGGACTGTAA
- a CDS encoding metallophosphoesterase family protein yields MQNSLKCLKRRDFLRLAAVGGAAFASALPGFSYGRDDDFYFVQLSDAHWGFEGPGVNPDSKGTLPKAIAAVNALPSPPDFVIFTGDLTHTTDDTALRHERMRQFQEIIAQLKVKPLYLMPGEHDASLDAGAAYKEHFGQTHYTFDHKGVHFITIDNVSDPAGRVGEQQIAWLAADIDKQPQDARIVVFTHRPLFDLAPQWDWATRDGGQVIDVLSRRKNVTVFYGHIHQEHHMVTGNIAHHAARSLMFPLPAAMSQPKKLPVPWDASAPYRGLGWRQVQVARPSGALALDEMPIKTS; encoded by the coding sequence ATGCAAAACAGTCTGAAATGTCTGAAGCGGCGCGATTTCCTGCGCCTGGCGGCCGTCGGCGGTGCGGCATTCGCGTCGGCGTTGCCCGGCTTCTCGTATGGACGCGACGATGATTTCTACTTCGTCCAGTTGTCGGATGCTCATTGGGGCTTCGAAGGCCCCGGCGTGAATCCCGATTCGAAAGGCACGCTGCCGAAGGCGATTGCCGCCGTCAACGCGCTGCCATCGCCGCCCGATTTCGTGATCTTCACGGGCGACCTGACCCACACCACCGACGACACCGCGCTGCGCCACGAACGCATGCGTCAGTTTCAGGAAATCATCGCGCAACTGAAGGTGAAGCCGCTTTACCTGATGCCGGGCGAGCACGACGCGAGCCTCGACGCGGGCGCGGCGTACAAGGAGCACTTCGGGCAGACGCACTACACGTTCGATCACAAGGGCGTGCATTTCATTACGATCGACAACGTGTCGGACCCGGCGGGCCGCGTCGGCGAGCAGCAGATCGCGTGGCTTGCAGCCGATATCGACAAACAGCCGCAGGACGCACGCATCGTCGTCTTCACGCACCGGCCGCTGTTCGATCTCGCGCCGCAATGGGACTGGGCGACGCGCGACGGCGGGCAGGTGATCGACGTGTTGAGCCGGCGCAAGAACGTGACCGTGTTCTATGGCCACATCCATCAGGAGCATCACATGGTGACGGGCAACATTGCGCATCACGCGGCGCGCTCGCTGATGTTCCCGCTGCCGGCTGCGATGTCGCAGCCCAAGAAGCTGCCGGTGCCGTGGGACGCGTCCGCGCCGTATCGCGGGCTGGGCTGGCGGCAGGTGCAGGTCGCGAGGCCGTCGGGCGCGCTCGCGCTCGATGAAATGCCGATCAAGACGTCATAA
- a CDS encoding cupredoxin domain-containing protein, with amino-acid sequence MQTFAVDRKRRRIFTLAAMGAVLAVAGHFDARAAEPRVIKVSARRFVFTPNQIKLAPHENVVFELTALDTVMGFAIPQFNVRADVPPGAVVRVPAQAGPAGTVDFLCDIFCGSGHETMSGTIVVG; translated from the coding sequence ATGCAGACGTTTGCCGTCGACAGGAAGCGACGCCGCATTTTCACGCTCGCCGCGATGGGCGCGGTGCTGGCCGTCGCGGGCCATTTCGACGCGCGAGCCGCCGAGCCGCGCGTCATCAAGGTCAGTGCGCGCAGGTTCGTATTCACGCCGAATCAGATCAAGCTCGCGCCGCATGAGAATGTTGTGTTTGAGCTGACCGCTCTGGATACGGTGATGGGGTTCGCGATTCCGCAGTTCAACGTGCGGGCGGATGTCCCGCCTGGGGCTGTGGTGCGCGTGCCGGCGCAGGCTGGACCGGCTGGGACTGTCGATTTTTTGTGCGATATTTTTTGTGGGTCAGGGCATGAGACGATGAGTGGGACGATTGTGGTTGGATAG
- a CDS encoding LysR family transcriptional regulator, whose translation MDRFKQIETFVRVADAGSLASAALEEGVSPVILGRRIDALEKRLGVKLMYRSTRRLVVSEEGAAFLERCRGLLSEWDQAENELMAGRRSVNGHLIVSAPAAFGRKHVAPLAPEFLKDKPELQVSFNLTDRVVDLVREGYDLSIRIGGAVDPNFVAVKLATNRRVVCGTPEYFRKHGKPKALEDLPAHNCLAFNLQGGQNRGWYFRRNGKLTTVRVGGTLDCNDGELLHRWVSEGLGLGWRSTWEIDQQLARGELETVLDEYALPDYDILAVYPQQRYVPAKVRYFIDYLKEVYARPDYWVNAG comes from the coding sequence ATGGATCGCTTTAAACAGATTGAAACGTTCGTGCGCGTCGCGGACGCGGGCAGCCTGGCGTCGGCGGCGCTGGAAGAGGGTGTGTCGCCCGTGATTCTCGGACGCCGGATCGACGCGCTCGAAAAGCGCCTCGGCGTCAAGCTGATGTACCGTTCGACGCGCCGGCTGGTGGTCAGCGAAGAGGGCGCGGCGTTTCTCGAACGCTGCCGCGGCCTGCTCAGCGAATGGGATCAGGCGGAAAACGAGTTGATGGCGGGACGGCGTTCTGTCAACGGGCATCTGATCGTGTCGGCGCCCGCCGCGTTCGGGCGTAAACATGTTGCGCCGCTCGCGCCCGAATTTCTGAAGGACAAGCCCGAATTACAGGTTTCGTTCAATCTGACCGACCGCGTCGTCGATCTGGTGCGCGAGGGCTACGATCTGTCGATTCGCATCGGTGGCGCGGTCGATCCGAACTTTGTGGCCGTCAAGCTGGCGACGAACCGGCGCGTCGTGTGCGGGACGCCTGAGTACTTCCGCAAGCATGGCAAGCCGAAGGCGCTCGAGGATCTGCCGGCTCACAATTGCCTCGCGTTCAATCTGCAAGGCGGGCAGAACCGCGGCTGGTACTTCCGGCGCAATGGCAAGCTGACGACGGTGCGTGTCGGTGGCACGCTCGATTGCAATGATGGCGAGCTGCTGCACCGCTGGGTGTCCGAAGGGCTCGGGCTCGGCTGGCGTTCGACATGGGAAATCGATCAGCAACTCGCAAGGGGCGAGCTCGAGACCGTGCTCGATGAATATGCGCTGCCGGATTACGACATTCTTGCTGTTTATCCGCAGCAGCGGTATGTGCCTGCCAAAGTGCGGTATTTCATTGATTATCTGAAAGAGGTTTATGCGCGGCCTGATTACTGGGTCAATGCGGGGTGA